Proteins encoded by one window of Kribbella flavida DSM 17836:
- a CDS encoding N-acetylglucosamine kinase, with the protein MGVTVADETEAVRAPLVPGGVLAFDAGNSKTDVALVSADGQILGTARGGGFEPHLVGAEAAVAGLAPLVSAAVRSAGLTLPGGGIAVVEQVSACLANADLVVEEERLAAAFRSYGWGRRVHVANDTFALLRAGIDEPRGVAVVCGAGINCAGLLPDGRTARFAAVGKISGDWGGGQQLADEAFWAAARADDGRGPATALTTVLPRHYGVPSIPALIEALHLGDIPASRRLEATPLLFQVAAGGDPVATDVVRRQAEEIVAMAVVALRRLDLLGEPAPVILGGGVLTANHLLLLETITTMLAAEAPYAVPQVVEVPPVVGAILLGLDHTGAPRDAHATTRAAYASIASAPSLA; encoded by the coding sequence ATGGGCGTGACCGTGGCGGACGAGACCGAGGCCGTGCGGGCACCGCTGGTTCCCGGCGGCGTGCTCGCCTTCGACGCCGGCAACAGCAAGACCGACGTCGCCCTCGTCTCCGCCGACGGCCAGATCCTCGGCACCGCCCGTGGCGGCGGCTTCGAGCCCCACCTCGTCGGCGCCGAAGCAGCAGTCGCTGGCCTGGCCCCGCTGGTATCCGCAGCAGTCCGCTCCGCCGGCCTCACCCTGCCCGGCGGCGGGATCGCTGTGGTGGAGCAGGTTTCCGCATGCCTGGCGAACGCGGATCTCGTGGTGGAGGAGGAACGGCTGGCGGCCGCGTTCAGGTCGTACGGGTGGGGCCGCCGGGTGCACGTCGCGAACGACACCTTCGCGCTGCTCCGGGCCGGGATCGACGAACCCCGCGGTGTCGCGGTGGTCTGCGGCGCCGGCATCAACTGCGCCGGACTGCTGCCCGACGGCCGGACCGCCCGGTTCGCGGCGGTCGGCAAGATCTCGGGCGACTGGGGCGGCGGCCAGCAGCTCGCCGACGAGGCGTTCTGGGCGGCTGCCCGCGCCGACGACGGCCGGGGACCGGCGACCGCGCTGACCACCGTGCTGCCGCGGCACTACGGCGTACCGTCGATTCCCGCGCTGATCGAGGCGCTGCACCTCGGCGACATCCCCGCGAGCCGGCGACTGGAGGCGACTCCGCTGCTGTTCCAGGTCGCGGCCGGCGGCGATCCGGTGGCAACCGACGTCGTCCGGCGCCAGGCCGAGGAGATCGTCGCCATGGCGGTCGTCGCCCTGCGCCGCCTCGACCTGCTCGGCGAACCCGCCCCGGTGATCCTCGGCGGCGGCGTGCTCACCGCCAACCACCTGCTGCTGCTCGAGACCATCACCACGATGCTCGCCGCCGAAGCCCCGTACGCCGTACCGCAGGTTGTCGAGGTGCCGCCGGTCGTCGGCGCGATCCTGCTCGGCCTCGACCACACCGGCGCACCCCGGGACGCCCACGCCACCACCCGCGCCGCCTACGCGTCGATCGCCTCGGCTCCATCCCTTGCTTGA
- a CDS encoding 6-phospho-beta-glucosidase: MKLTVVGGGSTYTPELIDGFARLRDSLPVDELVLVDPAEDRLALIGGLAERIFAKQGHPGRIRTTTDVDAAVDGADAVLLQLRVGGQAARNQDETWPLECGCVGQETTGAGGLAKALRTVPVVLDIADKVRAANPDAWIIDFTNPVGIVTRALLSEGHKAVGLCNVAIGFQRRFARLLDVAPEQVALDHVGLNHLTWERAVRVDGVDRLPELLAAHVGELAEDLHLPAELLLQLGVVPSYYLRYFYAHDEVVRELLEKPSRAAEVAAIEKQLLDLYADPALDEKPALLEQRGGAYYSEAAVALASSLLNDTGDVQVVNTLNNGALPFLPDDAVIEVPATVGATGTTPLPIAPLEPLYAGLVANVTAYENLALEAALKGGADRVFTALLAHPLVGQIEYARALTDQLIAHNREHLPWA; encoded by the coding sequence TTGAAACTCACAGTCGTAGGCGGCGGATCCACCTACACTCCCGAACTCATCGACGGCTTCGCCCGGCTGCGTGACTCGCTGCCGGTCGACGAGCTGGTGCTGGTCGACCCGGCCGAGGACCGGCTCGCGCTGATCGGCGGGCTGGCCGAGCGCATCTTCGCCAAGCAGGGCCACCCGGGCCGGATCAGGACGACGACCGACGTCGACGCCGCGGTGGACGGGGCTGACGCGGTCCTGCTGCAGCTGCGCGTCGGCGGCCAGGCCGCGCGCAACCAGGACGAGACCTGGCCGCTGGAGTGCGGCTGCGTCGGTCAGGAGACGACCGGGGCCGGCGGGCTGGCGAAGGCGCTGCGCACAGTGCCCGTCGTCCTGGACATCGCGGACAAGGTGCGGGCGGCCAACCCGGACGCCTGGATCATCGACTTCACCAACCCGGTTGGCATCGTGACGCGGGCACTGCTGTCCGAGGGGCACAAGGCAGTCGGGCTCTGCAACGTGGCGATCGGCTTCCAGCGGCGGTTCGCGCGGCTGCTGGACGTGGCGCCCGAGCAGGTCGCGCTGGACCACGTCGGACTCAACCACCTGACGTGGGAGCGCGCAGTACGGGTCGACGGCGTGGACCGGCTACCGGAGCTGCTGGCGGCGCACGTCGGCGAGCTGGCCGAGGACCTGCATCTTCCGGCCGAGTTGCTGCTGCAGCTGGGCGTCGTACCGTCGTACTACCTGCGGTACTTCTACGCGCACGACGAGGTGGTGCGCGAGCTGCTGGAGAAGCCGTCCCGGGCCGCGGAGGTCGCCGCGATCGAGAAGCAACTGCTGGACCTGTACGCCGATCCGGCGCTGGACGAGAAGCCCGCGCTGCTGGAGCAACGCGGTGGCGCGTACTACTCCGAGGCGGCCGTCGCGCTGGCGTCCTCGCTGCTGAACGACACCGGCGACGTGCAGGTGGTGAACACGCTGAACAACGGCGCCCTGCCGTTCCTGCCCGACGACGCGGTGATCGAGGTCCCGGCGACGGTCGGGGCGACCGGTACGACGCCGCTGCCGATCGCGCCGCTGGAACCGCTCTACGCGGGACTGGTCGCGAACGTCACGGCGTACGAGAATCTGGCTCTGGAGGCTGCTCTGAAGGGTGGTGCGGACCGCGTGTTCACCGCGTTGCTGGCACATCCGCTGGTCGGGCAGATCGAGTACGCGCGGGCGCTCACCGATCAGCTGATCGCCCACAACCGCGAGCACCTGCCATGGGCGTGA
- a CDS encoding ROK family transcriptional regulator: MASTPGTPRLLRAMNDRAALDLLLTQGPLSRTTLGKLTGLSKPTASQLLSRLESAGLVRASGTSGGRPGPNAQLYEINGGIAYVAGLDVTPARIRSAVADLTGQVIGRYELPTPGRSAKGTVERVVKAIDGALGDAGLAKDRLHRVAIGTPGGFDPTTGRLRYATHLPGWHAPHLLDELAAAIGVPLEVENDVNLAAVAEQRLGHARASDNFVLLWGEEGIGAAIVINGRLLRGATGGAGEVAFLPLPGTPLVRNVGRNNAGGFQELAGGEPVLALARSQGLKARTPQAAIAAALETPGAGDEVLTEFAHRLAVGLAAVVAVVDPELIVLAGGVITAGGERLRGLVQAELAELAVPRPRLLMTGVPTDPVLSGALQSALSATRDEVFDTAGPAVGGGTDQPYPHQS; this comes from the coding sequence ATGGCCAGCACACCCGGCACTCCCCGCCTGCTCCGCGCGATGAACGACCGCGCCGCTCTCGACCTGCTGCTCACCCAGGGCCCGCTGTCCCGCACCACGCTCGGCAAGCTCACCGGCCTGTCCAAACCGACCGCGTCCCAGCTGCTGTCCCGGCTGGAGAGCGCCGGTCTCGTCCGAGCCAGCGGCACCAGCGGCGGCCGGCCCGGCCCGAACGCGCAGCTGTACGAGATCAACGGCGGCATCGCGTACGTCGCCGGCCTGGACGTCACCCCGGCCCGGATCCGCTCGGCCGTGGCGGACCTGACCGGCCAGGTGATCGGCCGGTACGAGCTGCCGACCCCGGGCCGCAGCGCGAAGGGCACCGTCGAGCGGGTGGTCAAGGCGATCGACGGCGCGCTCGGCGACGCCGGCCTGGCCAAGGATCGGCTGCACCGCGTCGCGATCGGCACGCCCGGCGGGTTCGACCCGACCACCGGCCGGCTGCGCTACGCCACCCACCTGCCCGGCTGGCACGCCCCGCACCTGCTGGACGAGCTCGCCGCGGCCATCGGCGTACCGCTGGAGGTCGAGAACGACGTCAACCTCGCCGCGGTCGCCGAGCAGCGTCTCGGACACGCCCGCGCCAGCGACAACTTCGTGCTGCTCTGGGGCGAGGAGGGCATCGGCGCCGCGATCGTGATCAATGGCCGGCTGCTGCGCGGCGCGACCGGCGGCGCGGGCGAGGTCGCCTTTCTGCCGTTGCCGGGCACGCCTCTGGTCCGCAACGTCGGCCGCAACAACGCCGGCGGCTTCCAAGAGCTCGCCGGCGGCGAACCCGTGCTCGCCCTGGCCCGCTCCCAGGGCCTCAAAGCCCGTACGCCGCAAGCCGCGATCGCCGCCGCGCTGGAGACGCCCGGCGCCGGCGACGAGGTGCTCACCGAATTCGCCCATCGGCTGGCCGTCGGCCTGGCCGCGGTCGTCGCGGTCGTCGACCCCGAGCTGATCGTGCTGGCCGGCGGGGTGATCACGGCCGGCGGCGAGCGGCTGCGCGGCCTGGTCCAGGCCGAGCTGGCGGAGCTGGCCGTCCCCCGCCCGCGACTGCTGATGACGGGCGTCCCCACCGACCCGGTGCTGTCCGGGGCCCTGCAGTCAGCCCTGAGCGCCACCCGCGACGAAGTCTTCGACACCGCCGGACCGGCCGTTGGCGGCGGCACCGACCAGCCCTACCCGCACCAGTCCTAA